The genomic region CGCGGGTACCCGCCGAGCATCCGCGAGATCGGCGACGCGGTGGGCCTGACCTCGACGTCCTCGGTGGCCCACCAGCTGCGCACCCTGGAGCGCAAGGGCTACCTGCGGCGCGATCCCAACCGGCCGCGGGCCGTGGACGTCCGCGGCGCCGACGACAACGTCACCCCGATCGTCACCACCGACGTCGCCGGGTCAGACGCGCTGCCGGAGCCGACGTTCGTACCGGTGCTGGGCCGGATCGCCGCAGGCGGCCCGATCCTGGCCGAGGAGGCCGTCGAGGACGTCTTCCCGCTGCCCCGCGAGCTCGTCGGCGAGGGTTCGCTGTTCCTGCTGAAGGTGGTCGGCGACTCGATGGTCGACGCCGCGATCTGCGACGGTGACTGGGTCGTCGTGCGGCAGCAGAACGTCGCCGACAACGGTGACATCGTCGCGGCGATGATCGACGGCGAGGCGACGGTCAAGACGTTCAAGCGGACCCGCGGGCAGGTGTGGCTGATGCCGCACAACCCGGCCTACGAGCCGATCCCCGGTAACGACGCCGCCATCCTGGGCAAGGTCGTCACCGTGATCCGGAAGATCTAGTCCGCCCGGACGAACCCGTTGGTGCGGGCGAATTCCTCGCTGGAGAACCAGATCTCGGCGCGCGCCTCGGCGTAGCCGGGCGTCTCGGGCAGCCAGTAGCGGCCCGTCCGCGAATCGGCCTTGATCGGGTAGCCCTCCGGTGCCTCATCGGAGTCGCCGAACGCCAGCCGGAACGCCGGGCTGTGCACGTCGGGCTCGTCGACCTCGATGCGGGCGTGCCGGCCGGTGTCGGTGAGCGCGTCACTCGGGGGCCGCTGCCAGGTGCCCCAGAATCCGGGCGCCGCACCGGTTTCCGGCTCCGCAGCCGGCTCGGAAAGCGCTTCCGGCTCGGGTTCGGGCTCGGGTTCGGGCTCGGGCACCCCGATGATCTCGGCTTCGTCGCTCACCTCGACCACCTCGGGGCCCACCTTGACCACCTCGGGCTGGTCGTCGGCGGGATCGGACAGATCCGGCAGCTCGGCGAGCTGCTCGGGTGTCACCACGCGTGTCGGCGCGGTGTCCACCTCGTCGGGGTTGAGATCGGGATCCTCGAGGTAGTCGTCCGGACTCGCGACGGGCTCCCTGTCCTCGGCGTACTCGCCCTCGTACTCGCCCTCGTGGGCGTCCCCGTGGTCCTCGTCGTCCCGCACGTCGGTGCTGCGCTCCCCCGGCGCCCACAGGCTCAGCTCCGGCGGTGTCTGCGGCGACAGCGCACCCAGCCCCTCACGGGCGTAGCGGTCACCGAACGCCGCGGCGGTCTCGTCCCCGTCGCCGTAGCGGTCCTCGCCACGGTCCCGACCCTCGTCGTCGTGGTCCTCGTCGTACTCGCGGTCGTAACCGCCGTCATAGTCGCCGTCGTAGTCGCCATCGTAATCGCCGTCGTGGTGGTCCTCGTCGAAGCCGAAGTCATCGCCGCCGCGCCGGTGCCGGACCGCGGCAACGCCGATCAGCCCGACCAGAACCAGGACCGGGATGACGGCCAGCAGCCACCACCAGCTCCAGGTGAACCAGCGGCGGCCCTCGTCGTCGGCGGCCTGCGGTTCGGCCTGGGCGGCGGGTGCCTGCTCGCCCGGCACCTGCAGGTCGGCGAGCGCCCCGGCCAGGCTGGCCGGTTCGGTGCTGAACTTGCCGGTCGACCGGTTCCAGTTGACGACGCCGCCGCTGAACTTCTGGGTGAGGACGTCACCGCTCTCGGTCGCATCGCCGGTGGGCGCACCGAGCTCGCCCTTGGCGCCGTCCAGCTTGTCCCAGGCGGCCTTGATGGGCCCGCGGACGACGACCGCGCCGTAGTCCGGGGTCCAGAAGATCACCGGCTTGTCCTCGGCGGCGAACGTCGTCATCTTGCTCTCGGTGCCCAGCCCGCCGTCCACCTCGTTGGTGACCGGGAAGCCCAGGTCACCCTCGGGTCCGCCGAGCGCCTCGTACTTGGCCAGCACCTGCCCGGTGACGACGTGCGCGCCGGTGGCCGGGCTGTAGAAGATCTTGCCGCCGGCAAAGTTCTGCGCGAGCCCGCCGTCGCCGATCTCGTACGGCTCACCCTCGGCGGCGCCGAGCGGGCCGAGCGGTCCGCCTGCGGCGCGGCGGGCGGCGTTGATGGCCGACGCCGGGTCGTCCGGCACCCGCAGGTCGGTCAGCTGGGCCGCCAGCTCGGGCGGCACGGTGGTGAAGGTCTTTTCGCGCAGGTTGTAGGACAGCTCGCCGTTGGTGAACTTCTGCGAGACGACGTCGCCGCGGTACATCTCGTCGTCGGCGGGCACTCCGAGCGCACCCGTGGAACCGCCCAGCTTGTCCCAGGCGGCGTTGATCGCCCCGCGCACCACTCGGGCACCGGTCTCGGCGGTCCAGAAGATCACCGGCTGATCGGGGGCGCTGAACGTGGTGTTGAAGCTGCCGGGAGCCTTGCCGGGGCTGTCGTCGATGGTCGGGAAGCCGAGGTCGCTGTCGGCGGGACCGCCCAGAGACTCGTACTTCTCCAGGATCGCGCCCTGCATGAAGTGCGCGCCGGTCTGCGGGGTGAAGAACATCTTGCCGCCGGTGAAGTTCTGCGCGAACCCGTCACCGACCGGGTACACCCCACCCTGCTTGGGCCCCAGCGGGCCGCCGTCACCGCCGGTGGCCTCCCAGGCCACGGTGATCGCCGCGTCGGCATCGGACTCCGGGGTGGCGTGCGCCGCCGGGGCCGACAACACGGGCAACGGTGCTGTCACCACGGCCGGCGCCACCAGCAGGCCTGTGGCACACGCGAGCAGACCGATCGCTGTCCGAGCCCACCTCGTCGTGCGCCGGCCTTTCCGCTCGATCATTCGTCCTCCTGCGGTCGGCGCGAATTCGCGTACATTTCGCGCCTCCGTCTTCCTTCTGTCAGCCGCCGGTCATTACCCAAAAGTCCGCGATCTTGCAGAGAAAATACCTGCCGCTACCCCATTCGCTGAGGTAGGCCCCACCGCGTGGCGGCAATTCACCTCCAGAAACGACCGATACCAGGATCGACATTTCCGCCCGGGCCGCCCGGCGGACCGCGGACTGGTGTTTGCAAGCCGACGGCGAAATACCCCCGCGCCACGGCATATCCGCACTTATGACCGTAGCCGACAGCGAAATTACCGGGCGGTACGAATTGCGCACGGCCAAAGCGAATACGCAGATTTCGTTGCGCTATGAAGTACTGGCAAAACCCGGCACGGTTGGTCGACACCTATGCGAACCGCGCCGCACCTAGACTCGGGGTATGCGCGCCCGGGCCACTCTGACGCACTGGGGCGCCTTCACCGCCGAGATGTCCGGCGGTGACATCGCGACGGTCACGCCCTACGACGGCGACGCCGACCCCTCACCGCTGCTCGGCAATCTCCCGGGGTCCCTGCGGCACCGTTCCCGGATCGCCTCACCCGTGGTGCGCCGGGGCTGGCTACGCGACGGACCCGGGCCGACGTCGAAGCGCGGCAGCGACGAGTTCGTCGCCGTGTCGTGGGACGAGCTGACCGACCTTCTGGCCGGCGAGCTGCGCCGGGTCGTCGACACCCACGGCAACCAGGCGATCTTCGGCGGGTCCTACGGCTGGTCCAGCGCCGGCCGTTTCCACCACGCGCAGAGCCAGGTCCACCGCTTCCTGAACATGCTCGGCGGGTACACGTTCTCGCGGCACTCCTACAGCCTGGGCGCGACGGGCGTCATCATGCCGCGGGTGGTGGGCACGCACGACGATCTGTTCAAGCGGTCCACGTCGTGGCAGGTCATCGTCGACCACACCGACCTGCTGGTGTGTTTCGGGGGCATTCCGCTGAAGAACACCGGCATCAACGACGGCGGCACCACGGATCACCCGGTCCGCGACGCGCTGCGCCGGTTCCGGTCGCGCGGCGGGCGGATCGTGTCGTTCTCCCCGCTGCGCGACGACGTCGACGGTGACTGTGAGTGGTTCGCGCCGGTGCCGGGCACCGACGTGGCGGTCATGCTCGCGCTGGCGTACGTGCTGGCCACCGAGGGCCTGGCCGACCGGGAGTTCCTGGCGCGGTACTGCACCGGCTACGAACGGTTCGAGCGCTACCTGCTCGGCACCGACGACGGGGTGCCGAAGTCGCCGGGGTGGGCGGCGCAGCTCAGCGGACTGCCCGCCGAGGAACTGACGGCGCTGGCGCGCCGGATGGCCGCGCACCGCACGATCGTCACGGTCAGCTGGTCGCTGCAGCGCGTGCGTCACGGTGAGCAGGCCCCGTGGATGGGATTGACGCTGGCCGCGATGCTGGGCCAGATCGGGCTTCCCGGTGGGGGTTTCGGCCACGGCTACGGGTCGATGAACGAGCCGGGGCTGCCGCCGCTGCGGTCGGGTCTGCCGCGGCTGCCGCAGGGCGTCAACCCGGTGCGCAGCTTCATCCCGGTCGCGGCGATCAGCGATCTGCTGCTCAAACCGGGTGAGCCGTTCGACTACAACGGCCAGCGACTGACCTACCCGGACATCAGGCTGGTGTACTGGGCCGGGGGTAACCCGTTTCACCACCACCAGAACATTCCGCGGCTGCGGCGGGCGCTCAGCCGCGTCGACACGGTCGTGGTGCACGAGCCGTACTGGACCGCGATGGCCAAACACGCCGACATCGTGGTGCCCTCGACGACGGCGTTCGAACGCGACGACTACTCGGGGTCACGCAACGACCCGTTGCTGATGGCGATGCCGAAACTGGCCGAACCGTACGCCGATTCGCGCGACGACTACACGACGTTCTCCGCGCTGGCCGACAAGCTGGGGTTCGGTGAGCGGTTCACCGAGGGCCGTACCGCGTGGGAGTGGCTGGCGCACCTGTACGAGAAGTGGGCTGCCGGACTGGATTTCGCGGTTCCGACGTTCGAGGAGTTCTGGGAGCAGGGGTCGCTGCGGCTGCCCACCGAGGAGGGCCTGACGCTGCTGGCGGACTTCCGTGCGGACCCGGTGGGACACCGGCTCGGCACCCCGAGCGGGCGCATCGAGATCTTCTCCGCCGACATCGACGGTTTCGGCTACGACGACTGCGCCGGCCACCCGAGGTGGTTCGAGCCCGACGAATGGCTGGGCTCACCACGCGCCGAGCGCTATCCGCTGCACCTGCTGGCCAATCAGCCCGCGACCCGACTGCACGGCCAGCTCGACGCCGGCGCGGTCAGCCAGGCGTCGAAAGTGCGAGGCCGCGAACCGATTCGGATGCACCCGCAGGACGCCGCGGCGCGCGGTCTGCGCGACGGTGACGTGGTGCGGGTGTTCAACGACCGCGGGGCGTGCCTGGCCGGACTGGTGGTCGACGACCGGTTGCGGCCGCGGGTGGTGCAACTGTCCACCGGCGCCTGGTACGACCCGGCCGATCCCGCGGATCCCGACGCGATGTGCGTGCACGGGAATCCGAACGTGCTCACCGACGACGTCGGAACCTCCAAGTTGGCCCACGGCTGCACCGGCGCGCACGTGCTGGTGCAGGTGGAGAAGTTCAACGGCGAACCGCCGCCGGTGCGGGCCCACGAACCGCCGCCGATCGTGAGGCGCGTTTAGCCGACGCTGGATCGGGGAATCTGGTCGGCCGAAGCCGAACAGGAGGAACCCCCATGGGCAACAGTGGTCCCGAGGAAGCCGTCAAGGGCGCCGTCGAGGGTGTGAAGGGCAAGGCCAAAGAGGTCATCGGCGCTGTCGCGGGCCGCGACGATCTGTACCGCGAGGGCAAGGCCCAGCAGGACAAGGCCGACGCGCAGCGCGACGCCGCCGAGAAGGAGGCCGAAGCCGAGGCCGCCCGTGGCGCGGCCAAGGCCGCCGAGAAGCGCCAGGAAGCCGAGCAGCACTAGCAGCGCTCATACGAAAAGCACGGAAGGTCTGTTCCTTCCGCGCTTTTCGTGTGTCAGTCGAAGGTGGTGTACTCACGCAGGCCGGCCGCCAGACCCGCCGGCACCCGCGCCTTGATCCGGGTGCCGT from Mycolicibacterium phlei harbors:
- the lexA gene encoding transcriptional repressor LexA codes for the protein MDSSSDTPDRTGGSRSTDTTLTERQRTILEVIRASVTTRGYPPSIREIGDAVGLTSTSSVAHQLRTLERKGYLRRDPNRPRAVDVRGADDNVTPIVTTDVAGSDALPEPTFVPVLGRIAAGGPILAEEAVEDVFPLPRELVGEGSLFLLKVVGDSMVDAAICDGDWVVVRQQNVADNGDIVAAMIDGEATVKTFKRTRGQVWLMPHNPAYEPIPGNDAAILGKVVTVIRKI
- a CDS encoding molybdopterin guanine dinucleotide-containing S/N-oxide reductase codes for the protein MRARATLTHWGAFTAEMSGGDIATVTPYDGDADPSPLLGNLPGSLRHRSRIASPVVRRGWLRDGPGPTSKRGSDEFVAVSWDELTDLLAGELRRVVDTHGNQAIFGGSYGWSSAGRFHHAQSQVHRFLNMLGGYTFSRHSYSLGATGVIMPRVVGTHDDLFKRSTSWQVIVDHTDLLVCFGGIPLKNTGINDGGTTDHPVRDALRRFRSRGGRIVSFSPLRDDVDGDCEWFAPVPGTDVAVMLALAYVLATEGLADREFLARYCTGYERFERYLLGTDDGVPKSPGWAAQLSGLPAEELTALARRMAAHRTIVTVSWSLQRVRHGEQAPWMGLTLAAMLGQIGLPGGGFGHGYGSMNEPGLPPLRSGLPRLPQGVNPVRSFIPVAAISDLLLKPGEPFDYNGQRLTYPDIRLVYWAGGNPFHHHQNIPRLRRALSRVDTVVVHEPYWTAMAKHADIVVPSTTAFERDDYSGSRNDPLLMAMPKLAEPYADSRDDYTTFSALADKLGFGERFTEGRTAWEWLAHLYEKWAAGLDFAVPTFEEFWEQGSLRLPTEEGLTLLADFRADPVGHRLGTPSGRIEIFSADIDGFGYDDCAGHPRWFEPDEWLGSPRAERYPLHLLANQPATRLHGQLDAGAVSQASKVRGREPIRMHPQDAAARGLRDGDVVRVFNDRGACLAGLVVDDRLRPRVVQLSTGAWYDPADPADPDAMCVHGNPNVLTDDVGTSKLAHGCTGAHVLVQVEKFNGEPPPVRAHEPPPIVRRV
- the mbp1 gene encoding microaggregate-binding protein 1, whose product is MGNSGPEEAVKGAVEGVKGKAKEVIGAVAGRDDLYREGKAQQDKADAQRDAAEKEAEAEAARGAAKAAEKRQEAEQH
- a CDS encoding LGFP repeat-containing protein, producing the protein MIERKGRRTTRWARTAIGLLACATGLLVAPAVVTAPLPVLSAPAAHATPESDADAAITVAWEATGGDGGPLGPKQGGVYPVGDGFAQNFTGGKMFFTPQTGAHFMQGAILEKYESLGGPADSDLGFPTIDDSPGKAPGSFNTTFSAPDQPVIFWTAETGARVVRGAINAAWDKLGGSTGALGVPADDEMYRGDVVSQKFTNGELSYNLREKTFTTVPPELAAQLTDLRVPDDPASAINAARRAAGGPLGPLGAAEGEPYEIGDGGLAQNFAGGKIFYSPATGAHVVTGQVLAKYEALGGPEGDLGFPVTNEVDGGLGTESKMTTFAAEDKPVIFWTPDYGAVVVRGPIKAAWDKLDGAKGELGAPTGDATESGDVLTQKFSGGVVNWNRSTGKFSTEPASLAGALADLQVPGEQAPAAQAEPQAADDEGRRWFTWSWWWLLAVIPVLVLVGLIGVAAVRHRRGGDDFGFDEDHHDGDYDGDYDGDYDGGYDREYDEDHDDEGRDRGEDRYGDGDETAAAFGDRYAREGLGALSPQTPPELSLWAPGERSTDVRDDEDHGDAHEGEYEGEYAEDREPVASPDDYLEDPDLNPDEVDTAPTRVVTPEQLAELPDLSDPADDQPEVVKVGPEVVEVSDEAEIIGVPEPEPEPEPEPEALSEPAAEPETGAAPGFWGTWQRPPSDALTDTGRHARIEVDEPDVHSPAFRLAFGDSDEAPEGYPIKADSRTGRYWLPETPGYAEARAEIWFSSEEFARTNGFVRAD